The genome window ATGGAAAGAGGCGATTGTCGCCGACATCAATGCCCGCATTACGGCCGCACCCGTTGAATTGCCCGCCCAACCTGACCCTGAGGCCGACGCCTATCTGCCCGTGATGGTGGAGGGAGAGATCGGTGCCGACGCGCTGCATGTACTCGTCAGCCAAAAGCAAAAGGGCGCAGGCTATCGCATCATCGCGCCGCTGACGCTGGACACAGGCCGCCGCATCCTCGTTGATCTGGGTTTCACCGCTACAGAGAATAAAGACGCGGTAGAACCTGCTGGCCCCGCCCGCATCATCGGCAATCTGCAATGGCCCCAGGAGGTCGACAGTTTCACGCCCGAGGTTGATACCGCCCGCAACATTTGGTTCGCCCGCGACGTGCCGCTTATGGCCGAAACGCTTGGCACGGAACCACTTCTCGTCGTCGCCCGTGAGACCGAGGGGGGTGACCCCAAGGTCGCCCCGCTGCCCGTCGATACTGCCCGGATCCCCAACGATCACTTGCAATATGCGATCACCTGGTTTTCCCTCGCCGCCATCTGGCTGGCGATGACCGTCCTTTTCCTGCGCCGCCGCCGCGCCCCTGCAACGCCGAAAGTCGACTGACCCTATGCGCTATATCTCTACCCGTGGCTCCGCCCCCGTTCTGTCCTTCGAAGAGGCGATGTTGACCGGCCTTGCCCGTGACGGCGGGCTCTATGTGCCTGAAACGATCCCGACACTCAGCGCGGACCAGATCACCGCCATGCAGGGCCAAAGCTACGAAGAGGTCGCCTTTACCGTCATGCGCCCCTTCATCGGCGAGACTTTCACCGACGACGAATTCCACGCCATCATCGCCCGCGCCTACGCAAGTTTTGAGCATACTGCCCGCGCGCCTATGGTGCAGCTTGCGCCGAACCACTTCCTGCTGGAACTGTTCCACGGCCCCACGCTGGCGTTCAAAGACTTCGCCATGCAGCTGATCGGACAGATGTTCCAAGCCGCCTTGGGCCGCAAGGGCGAGCGGGTGACTATCGTGGGCGCCACCTCGGGTGACACTGGCTCTGCCGCGATCGAAGCCTTCAAGGGCTTGGACAATGTCGATGTCTTCATCCTCTACCCGCATGGCCGCGTGTCTGACGTGCAGCGCCGCCAGATGACCACGCCGTCGGAGTTCAACGTCCACGCCCTCGCCATCGACGGCGATTTCGACGACTGCCAAGCCCGCCTCAAGGACATGTTCAACGATTTCGACTTCCGCGATTCCGTGCGGCTCGCAGGCGTGAACTCGATCAACTGGGGCCGCGTGCTGGCACAGGTGGTCTATTACTTCACCGCCGCCACTAGCCTCGGCGCACCCCTGCGTGAGATCAGCTTCACCGTGCCCACCGGCAACTTCGGTGACATCTTCGCGGGCTACATCGCCAAACGCATGGGCCTGCCCATCGCCGACCTGGTGGTTGCCACCAACCAGAACGATATCCTGCACCGCTGCCTGTCGGGACAGGGCTATCACAAGGGCGGCGTGACCCCCTCGATCAGCCCCTCGATGGATATCCAAGTCTCGTCCAATTTCGAGCGCGCCCTCTTTGACGCATACGACCGCGACGCCGGTGCCGTGGCACAACTCATGGACGAATTGGGGCAGGGCGGTTTCGATGTCTCCCAAGGCGCCATGCAGGCGTTGCAAGACACCTA of Sulfitobacter sp. DSM 110093 contains these proteins:
- a CDS encoding SURF1 family protein, which translates into the protein MRRSLFFIIVGLGGAAILVALGVWQVQRLAWKEAIVADINARITAAPVELPAQPDPEADAYLPVMVEGEIGADALHVLVSQKQKGAGYRIIAPLTLDTGRRILVDLGFTATENKDAVEPAGPARIIGNLQWPQEVDSFTPEVDTARNIWFARDVPLMAETLGTEPLLVVARETEGGDPKVAPLPVDTARIPNDHLQYAITWFSLAAIWLAMTVLFLRRRRAPATPKVD
- the thrC gene encoding threonine synthase; the protein is MRYISTRGSAPVLSFEEAMLTGLARDGGLYVPETIPTLSADQITAMQGQSYEEVAFTVMRPFIGETFTDDEFHAIIARAYASFEHTARAPMVQLAPNHFLLELFHGPTLAFKDFAMQLIGQMFQAALGRKGERVTIVGATSGDTGSAAIEAFKGLDNVDVFILYPHGRVSDVQRRQMTTPSEFNVHALAIDGDFDDCQARLKDMFNDFDFRDSVRLAGVNSINWGRVLAQVVYYFTAATSLGAPLREISFTVPTGNFGDIFAGYIAKRMGLPIADLVVATNQNDILHRCLSGQGYHKGGVTPSISPSMDIQVSSNFERALFDAYDRDAGAVAQLMDELGQGGFDVSQGAMQALQDTYRSGRASEEETSATISDRRRTTGELLCPHSAVGVKVADEQRDPAIPMVTLATAHPAKFPDAVEAATGIRPPLPPRMADLFDREERFTRLPNDLDALKAHIKGNLPA